A segment of the Nasonia vitripennis strain AsymCx chromosome 2, Nvit_psr_1.1, whole genome shotgun sequence genome:
AATAACTCCTTGTCGTCGTAGTTCATTCGATCGACGACTCGCATCGTCTCCGGGCAATGGATTCTCCAGTTGCCGTTGCTGAAGTACATAATTTTGTCCATCTGCCTGGTCACGCGGAAGAAGATGGAGACGAACCTGCAAGACGAGGGCGAGATCGACTTACTGACCCGAACTCATTGCGCGCATCATACGCGATCGTACTCACATGGCTTTTCTGCCCATGGCTATGAGGGCGAGGTCTCCGAGGCACGCGGGGATGAAGTGCAGCAGTACGTGGAGCAGCCAGAAGAGGTACAACGATCTGCAAGGCGCCATCGCATTCATCCACACGGCTTTGGACGAGCCCTCGGTCGGACCATAGTTCTTGATGATGTCGTACAGTGGTATCAGGTCCAAGCGGTTCGTAGTGGTGCTACCGTAATTGTATATGGACGGCTTGTCCATGGGTTTCCTGTCGTCGATGCGAAGAGCAGCAATTAGCATACATTAGATATAGGACATAATACAACGAGAAAGCAGAAACCAACCATCGAGTTCCGAGGTCCCAGCTGACGGCGAGCAAGGCGTTGATGGTCATGTCGACGGGTATGAAATCCAACGGAGTGTCGAGATAGTAGCCCGTGCGCATGACGCCCAAGCCGACCGCGAGGAAGAGATACACCGGGCCATTGGTATTTCCGCACCAGCCGGCCAACGGCTCCCGGTACGACGATGTCACTGGGGATCAGGGTTCGGGCATTATTGAGAAAAGTGAAAAGTTGGTATTATGATGGCCAGACGTACCTATGCTCGGCCGGTAGATGCCGAAGGCGAAGTTGGACTGCTTCTCGGCGCACCGCCTGACCAGCTCCTCCGAGAGGGCCTTGGTGTAGGTGTAGACGTTCGGGAACTTTCCGCGCAGAGCGTCGATCTCCTCCTCGGACATGCCGCTCTCGGTCGCGCCGTCCCTCCGTATGGCCTCGTAGACCCTGTCCAAGCCGTCGGGCATCGCGTAGAACGCCTCGTCGATGTCCTTCCGGTAGCAGTGCGAGTAGGCGGACGAAATGTACATGAAGAGCTCCATGCGCTTGCACTCCTCGGCCAGGTCCAGCATGCACTTCGTTCCGAGAACGTTGACCGTCAGCGAGACCTTGACCCTCGCGTCGAATTTCACGTTGGCCGCGTTGTGGTACATGACGTTTACTTCGTTCACGATCCTGTCTCTGTCCTCCTGGGAAATGCCCAAATCCTCCGCCAGGAGATCGCCCTTCACGGCCGTCACTTTGTCCTCGAAATCCGGATAGACTTTTCTCAGCGGGTCAAAAATCTGGAAGAGTGAGCGATCGCAGAAATTGATCAAGTATAAAGTGGCCGGAGCCACGCCACTTTCCTAATACGCGAAAAGCTCAATTTCTACAAGTTCGGCAGTACCTACCGGATGGGCGAAGTACTTGCTGAGGGTGAGTCGCATGCCCTCGTTCTTCCTGTCCCTCATGAGGACGTACATGTGCTCGAGCTGGGAGCAGCTCCGGAGCAGCTTCTCCACGAGGCACTTGCCCATGAAGCCCGTGGCGCCAGTCACGAAGATCGTCTTCCCGGCGAAGAACTTGGCGATCTCGCTGTCCTCGATCCGCGGCAGCTTCCGCTCCAGGTCGTCGTTCAAGCGCTCGTAGAGCTCGTCCAGTTGGCCGCTGCGCGGCATTTTCTCGAGGTCCATGCTGAACTTTCCCGGCGCTCGCTCGTAGTTCAAATGAGCCCCGGATATACGAATCGAGCGCTTTTATACTGCTCTTGTTAATTCAGGCAGGAAAGTAGCTTACCTGCTCGGCTACCGGTAGTTGCGACTACTGCCAAAGCTCGTCGCTTAGGGGGCGGATGGTTCAACCAAAGGTCGCGCACCGTAAGCTATGCGGAAGATTTGCATACGGAATTCGGCTATTTCCACATGAACAGCACCCGTCGCCGCTTGTTTGTCGCGGGCGGGCGCACTCCGAGTTCGAGCCTGCGCGTTCGCGACTGGCGTGCTAAGGGCCAAGTAGGAAATTACCTCGGACGAAAATCGTTTTTAACAGCCATAAAAATGCGATCATTTGTTTCGCTCTTTCTTCGCATTGGCCGTCCATTGTCTTCTAGTTTATCACCTACTTGCTAAGCTTTAATCAACATTCATTTCACAACGTGAGAATCGAAAAGTCGAAGGGTATTATCCCGAAAAATTGCCAATGCATGCACGTATAGAGCTGGAAGTATTCGTTTCACGAATATATTTCATTACCAGTATGCATCAGACTCGAATTAAAGGACCCGACAATTCAAATTTCGCGCCATAATGGAGCAgacaagagcgcgcgaaattctTACCCATAAGTAGTTATCCATCATTACGCATAAGTTTGAAGGTTGTTGAATCGCACGTGAATTGCGCAATGCGATTACATAACTTATGGGGCAACTACATGTCGTGGTTTGCTACCTCAATTTtcatcttttattattttttcaagcaAATGAATCTGTCTCCTCTGTCCTATTCCAAGTCTCGTCGAACTTATATATCCGATTATAATTCGTGTTGCCAGATGTTACAAACGGGGAGGAGACTGcagagtcgaaagcgaaaacagtagacgacgggactcgaactcgcggacccgagagagccagaggcctgtgctctaaccactgagctaacgtctacgatgcatccGAAGCGCGTGCATCGCAGTACGACTCagctgctcgcgttgcagacgtgtgcgtctgtgacaccGATAACGTTTTTCAAATTGCATCCTATCCTATATACTTGATTCCAATTCTTTTTCAAGATACTCTTGCAGGGAAAGCATTGAGCTAGTTCAGTTAGGAGTGCagcctttctttctcttttggATACGAAATATCGAGAGCTATTCCTCACCCCGTGCAACGACGAAGATAATGAGTATGTATTCGTGTGTAGAATATGATCTTCATAAATAATGTTGAGAACGACTCTTGTATTATTCATGTAATactgaattttataaaaaatcaggCATCTGATTAATTACacaatctttttttataataaaacgcacATCGGCTCGTGTCGTGGCGCACTTGCTGTTCGACTTATTCAAATCTTGTAAAAGGTCAATTTTGCTGTTACAGTGTGGAGCACAGCTATAGCATCATTGCTATTCGCAGAATTACTCGCAACTTGAGGCGTGAAAGCCGAATCGTTTCATCGCATAGTAGCCTAGCGCGACGAAAATTATCGTAAGGAGTCCGTAATGCATGTACCAAAGTTGAACGTATTTGCGACGGCCGGCCTTGCTGTCCAGATCTTCTTTGAGGATGAAGCGCTTCATCCCTCGCCACATGACGAACACGTATTGGGCCCAGCTGAGGCTGCGTATGTCGCAGTAGAATAACTCCTTGTCGTCGTAGTTCATTCGATCGACGACTCGCATCGTCTCCGGGCAATGGATCCTCCAGTTGCCGTTGCTGAAGTACATAATTTTGTCCATCTGCCTGGTCACGCGGAAGAAGATGGAGACGAACCTGCAAGACGAGGGCGAGATCGACTTACTGACCCGAACTCATTGCGCGCATCATGCGCGATCGTACTCACATGGCTTTTCTGCCCATGGCCATGAGGGCGAGGTCTCCGAGGCACGCGGGGATGAAGTGCAGCAGTACGTGGAGCAGCCAGAAGAGGTACAGCGATCTGCAAGGTGTCACCGCGTTCATCCACACGGCTTTGGACGAGCCCTCGGTCGGACCATAGTTCTTGATCTTGTTGTACAGCGGCATTAGGTTTATGGGGTTCAGAGTCGAGCTACCGTAATTGTATACGGACGGCTTGTCCATGGGTTTCCTGTTGTTTCGGGAAGAGCAACGAGTATAATAACCCTATCTGAAATAATGACGTTATAAAATGACGTTATTTTCTGTAAGGAATTGGAAAGAAAAAtgacgttatttttttattttaagaatgtTATAGGCAtcaaaatgacgtcattttttaacgtcattattttcaacaggtatatacatataggccATACCACCCGGATGGTAGCACCTATACAGGCAAccatttcatcaattttgaaCTATTTAAGAGTGTAAGTATTTAGAAGTGcaacctgttgaaaataataacgtcaTAAAATAACGTCATAAAATAACGTCATTTTTCGTTCCAATTCCTTATAGAAAATAACGTAATTTCATAACGTCATTATTGTCGATAGGGAAAACAGCAGAGATTCCGATGCGGCGAAATACAACGAGAAAGCAGAAACCCACCATCGAGTCCCGAGGTCCCAGCTGACGGCGAGCAAGGCGTTGATGGTCATGTCGACGGGTATGAAATCCAACGGAGTGTCGAGATAGTAGCCCGTGCGCATGACGCCCAAGCCGACCGCGAGGAAGAGATACACCGGGCCATTGGTATTTCCGCACCAGCCGGCCAATGGCTCCCGGTACGACGATGTCACTGGGGATCAGGGTTTGGGCATTATTGAGAAAAGTGAAAAGTTGGTATTATGATGGCCAGACGTACCTATGCTCGGCCGGTAGATGCCGAAGGCGAAGTTGGACTGCTTCTCGGCGCACCGCCTGACCAGCTCCTCCGAGAGGGCCTTGGTGTAGGTGTAGACGTTCGGGAACTTTCCGCGCAGAGCGTCGATCTCCTCCTCGGACATGCCGCTCTCGGTCGCGCCGTCCCTCCGTATGGCCTCGTAGACCCTGTCCAAGTCGTCGGGCATCGCGTAGAACGCCTCGTCGATGTCCTTCCGGTAGCAGTGCGAGTAGGCGGACGAAATGTAGATGAAGAGCTCCATGCGCTTGCACTCCTCGGCCAGGTCCAGCATGCACTTCGTTCCGAGAACGTTGACCGTCAGCGAGACCTTGACCCTCGCGTCGAATTTCACGTTGGCCGCGTTGTGGTACATGACGTTAACTTCGTTCACGATCCTGTCTCTGTCCTCCTGGGAAATGCCCAAATCCTCCGCCAGGAGATCGCCCTTCACGGCCGTCACTTTGTCCTCGAAATCCGGATAGACTTTTCTCAGCGGGTCAAAAATCTGGAAGAGTGAGCGATCGCAGAAATTGATCGAGTATAAATTGGCCGGAGCCACGCCACTTTCCTAGTACGCGAAAAGCTCAATTTCTACAAGTTCGGCAGTACCTACCGGATGGGCGAAGTACTTGCTGAGGGTGAGCCGCATGCCCTCGTTCTTCCTGTCCCTCATGAGGACGTACATGTGCTCGAGCTGGGGGCAGCCCCGGAGCAGCTTCTCCACGAGGCACTTGCCCATGAAGCCCGTGGCGCCGGTCACGAAGAGCGTCTTCCCGGCGAAGAACTTGGCGATCTCGCTTTCCTCGATCCGCGGCAGCTTTCGCTCCAGGTCGTCGTTCAAGCGCTCGTAGAGCTCGTCCAGCTGGCCGCTGCTTGGCATTTTCTCGACGTCCATGGTCGGCCGCGGGCGCGCGAACCTCATCGACTTTATCGCCGGCGTAAGTGCAAATGAACCCCGCTAATGCTGATAGGCCGCTTTTATACTATGTTCATTGTTTGGTTTTATTATTCGGCGCCGATTTGCATGCGATGAAGAGGCCGCCGAGAAGGGACGCTCGCTTTCTCGCATGCGGCGCGCGATCTCGACCCATCCTTGAAATTTTTAGGCTCTGCGCCCCCTTCCCCGCCCTGTAATCGAGCGTGATTCACGTTGAATACAATCAGTCGCCGAATATAAATAGCGAGGTGTACACGTGCGCGGCCCGAGCTCGTCGCGGAGAATTTGCATTGCCGAGTCCCGAGAACAAAAGGAAGCACGCGGCATTGGGCAatagtataatataatagaatttttctactttttcgcCTGAAAAGCCAAGTGCTCCGCAGATGCCTATACTTGTCAAACTTCGAGCGGCATTAATTTCCGACGCGAATATACAGAAAAATTAGCGATGCGCACGTGCGCATGGTGAACGCTCGATCCACGTAATCCGCCGGCAATTTGCCGCGCGACGCGCGCAGGAAGCGAGCACGGTTGTGCTTATAACATGTAGCCGATTGGTAAAAAGGCTCCCGCTCGATCAAAATTGTTAAGCCGTGTGCGAGGCCGGGCGGTGCGGTTAAGTAATTGACGTGCTGGAGCGCAATTCGGCggccgacgcgcgcgcgatgttcgcacacacacacacaaacacacgaTCCGTATTCGCCTCCTATGTTTATTCGCGACCGGGCGCGCTGCATTGCCTTCGGATTTGCATTTCTTCAAATTGCCATTAGAGGGCTCGCGGAACTTTACCCGGCCCCGAGCCCAGGTATTTTCGGAAAactgcacacgcgcgcgttacAAGTACGCTCGATGACGTCAGCGCAGTCGATACGAACTCTCTCGCGGCTCGCACATACCCCCCCCTACCCCAGCCTACGAAatttggatatatatatataaataaaaatacgtatagatgtatttttaatagcacttctcaaaaatattaattatataaatagcaCCCCcgtagtttataaataaaaaataggtaAAAATCGCGCATCTTATAACCTCGATATCTCTCCAGATACCTACAATTCGTTACTTCTTATAGTCCAAAAAACTGCACCATGCGTGAATCTAATCGCACCATAGCTAAAAATCCATAAAATGCAATATTAATTGCGAAAAGTTAATAATACCCAATTTATCTATCGCCGAACTGCACGGCGTCTTGGCGCATGCGCGGCGTATTTATTCTAGGGTTTTTAATTTGGAAGCATTATTACCAATGCTGTCTTGAAACtgatcgagagagaaagaaatgaAGAAACAATAAACACAAGATTAGTTAGTGAAGTTATTAATTGTTATGTAGAACAAGGCCTAAATGGAGAAGATCCAGGTGCTAATAACACGCTCAAAGTGTCCGAGTACTGTTGGAATCAAGGAACTTATCATACAAGATATTATTTTCTCCAAAGGTTCTATGATCTGGATTTAAATATGAGACTGcaagaaatttcaaaaaacaagACTATAATAGAGGTTACAATAATTTACGTAGCTGTTAAAGATCATTGAGATACATAGGAACAATGgagatatttatatataccggattataacgaataagtaaaaatgtaataatgacgactgcaaagagcttttaatatttatttatgaatttttattctaaatacattatttttcatgGCTACAAGATCgaacttttaataaatattttaacatcaaattaaattcattATAATACATACTCTATTGGTTTCTCTTTTAAAGACATTGTAATCACTTCCCCTCAAAACATTGACACTACACATTCtcctaaaattaattttaaaataagctACTATAGTAGCATTTATAAGCTTGTTGACGAGGAGCTTAAGCTCACTGCTAAGCTGTTTTTCGTTACAAATCTGCAGTTCCTCGATGCTCTCCACACTGATGCTGTCGATTATGAATTTGAGGATACGTGCGGATGTAGCAGCAGGTAGCAGCAGCTTTACCGTACTGTAATACAAGAGATATATGCATTTCTAAAACAAGAGatatttatgttaaaatttactacCCACCACGTATAATGAATCCTTGAGACTGTTCCTATAGTATCCTAGCATCTAGAACATCAGTTTTTAGCTACTTTTTTGCACCGGGAGCACTTTTTTGAATCCACTATTTCAAGTTTATCAAAATCATAAGCTTTACTTACAATTTGGGCCATACTTTTTGTATGCTGTATATCTTTTGAAAGCAGAGTTTAAGCTTGATGTtcagcaaatgaaaaattcagcaaTCCTTGAGACTGTTCCTAATATCCTTAGGTGGGATAAGCCCCAGCCACACCTTGGCAATCGCCTCCTTCTTAACCAGTGGTTGTCTCATGATACATATAATACATGTCCAGTTTCCAAAAGTGCAGAACTATAAGGGAATGATCAGAGCACAGTTCCAAGTACATGCTTTCTGTTGCCTCAGGTGTTTTATGGCTCATTGATGCATAACAATGGTTTTATCTTGATGTGTTTTAGCCTGCTATAATGACTGCAAGACCATGCGTACGACTGTTGCTCTCTGATTCacgtaaaaatgaaaatataatatttaattgtgACACGTTTATAATACGGCAAAGTATACAATTATAAAcgaataaaatgtattaactatagaaagttttaaaaataacgttgttaatataattaccATTGTATGTGCATCCATtgttaactttaatttttatttatttatattcactattattatttatttaaaaagaaaaatgtataagtTAACTtcttatacaatttttaatcatcTGCGGGACTGCGGGATTCGCTTTAGCTCCCAAAATAAAAACCCTAGAACAGTGTAGCCAAAAGGGACGGAATAGgagggaaaaataaaaatttaaaatcgatgaaaaataaatatcgccgaaaaaatatttaaaatattggaTAATTACTTACGAGGGATTATAAGAAAATTTACtgtaacaaaataatttttttgcattaattAACATCGTTATACGTAAAACtttgattatttataacaatgttaattaatgcaaaaaaattattttgttacaGTAAATTTTCTTATAATCCCTCGTAAGTAATTAtccaatattttaaatattttttcggcgatatttatttttcatcgatttaaaatttttatttttccctcCTTCTATTCTGTCCCCTTTGGCTACACTACCCTAGAATATCTGCGCCGCGCATGCGCCAAGACGCCGTGCAGTTCGGCGATAGATAAATTGggttttattaacttttcgCAATTAATATTGCATTTTATGGATATTTAGCTATGGTGCGATTAGATTCACGCATGGTGCAGTTTTTTGGACTATAAGAAGTAACGAATTGTAGGTATCTGAAGAGATATCGAGGTTATAAGATGCGCGATCTTtacctattttttatttataaactacgGGGGtgctatttatataattaatatttttgagaagtgctattaaaaatacatctatacgtatttttatatatatatatatccaaaaTTCGTAGGCTGGGGTAGGGGGGGTCTCGCACGTACAGCGCGCAGCAGTCGCGGGCGTCGCGCGCAGCAAGCCGAACAAACACTGCACCCGCGGGCCAACATGTCGGCGACGCCTGATCCCGTGATCGAGGAGCTCGCGAGCGACTATGCCGCCTACCCCAGGCTGGACATGGACGCCGAGGTGAGTCGGGCTCTTTTCGTACTCTAAAGCCTCTTCGGTCCTTTCCCTTCGGCCTGCAAGAGAACGAGGAACAGTCTCTTGAGCTccgttctctcgctcgctctcgaatCTCTGGatgcgggggggggggggggattcgACGGCGCCACGCTCGCGCCGTTGGTACTCGCACTCGCCGACGTGCGGTGGTCGGACTGGTAgctttgaatttcgcgccttTACGCGCACACTGATCGCGGCTCGCTTTTTCAGCTCAAGGGCGTTTACGAGGCCGTCGAGGAAATGCAGCTGCGTCTCGAAGAATTCCGATCCATAGCCGAAATGGTAAGGCCCGCCTAACGATATACTCAAGCATGTAACTTGCGTCACGCTGACGTAAACAATAAACTCGACAGCTGCAAGCGAAGGACGACAAATCCATCACGGAGAACATACCGCACCTCCTGGCGCTGAAGCCCCAGGTGAACCAGCTCAGCAAAAGAATCGACGCCCTCGACTTCTTCGTCACGAGAGTGAACCTTGACCTCGCCACGCTGGAGGCCAACGTGGAAGCTGCGGAAGCGTCGCTCGGAACTTCCGACAACAAGCTGGCTATGCTCAATCCGTTCGCTTTCTTCGTAAGTGCAGAATGCCCGATATTTCGTTGGACTTTATTGTGCGTCATGTCGCCACTACGAAAATCGacattttcagaaaaaatcgCCAGAGACACCAACGAGTCCGCCACCTCCGCCGCCCCAGCCTCCGCAGATATTTAAAATGGAAGATTACTTCAAGGCCGAATCTGAACCAGAATCTACTTAGGGCTTTTTCCTTATCACCCCAGATATTGGTCAGCTTCTTTGGACGTCGTTACGCTTTATTGCATTTAATAAAGAGATATTTTTTCACAATATGCACCGGACGTCGCTATCCGCCTGGAATACACGCGATGATGCATCCATTTCTATGAAAGCTTGTTTGCAAAACCGACAAgcaaaaattatgataatgaaattttgaataaCTACACCCGCGCTACTGCATATTGCAAAAGTCAAAAGTGCTCGGTCGGCCATTCACCCGTGCATGCTTTCGTAATGTATCAATAAGGCACGTAATAGTATAACGAGCTGCTTTCGCGGCAAAGAACTTTCCACAACAACTTCTACGCTTGCCAATCTACCTATTATTGCGTAATCCAGGGGCTCTCTCGATTATGAATTTCAAATGCACGAGCTTGCATTTTTGATTTCGCATCGCGAACATTATACAATACTTGCGGTACTTGCGGTGGTAGAGCATCTGACAGTGAGCTAAGAAAATGCTAATCACAACGCATAAGAAAAATTACATTGGGAAATTGGAAGATAACTATTCTGACAAACACAAATGTTACTTCAAATGTTTATCTCATAACAAGATTCTATACAACAAACTGTGTACACAAGACACGCATACAAGCCTTTTTCAGGCTCAATCAGTTGAGTTCCACAAAAATCATTACTAGTTTATTACTCCGCATTTACAATCGTTAGTTCTTTTTACACAGTATATCAGCAGCTTTGTAAATGCATTTCAATGAAAATCATTGGCAACCACTAAGAAAAGTAATTTGATTCACGCATTTCAAAAGAATCAAAGACTTACGGTGCATTGCTTCTTTGTCATATAAATATTCTAGCTTGAAAAGCTTCGTATCATCTAAAATTTAACTTTGAAAAGTCATTTATAAATCTTATTC
Coding sequences within it:
- the LOC100117104 gene encoding fatty acyl-CoA reductase 1-like yields the protein MRFARPRPTMDVEKMPSSGQLDELYERLNDDLERKLPRIEESEIAKFFAGKTLFVTGATGFMGKCLVEKLLRGCPQLEHMYVLMRDRKNEGMRLTLSKYFAHPIFDPLRKVYPDFEDKVTAVKGDLLAEDLGISQEDRDRIVNEVNVMYHNAANVKFDARVKVSLTVNVLGTKCMLDLAEECKRMELFIYISSAYSHCYRKDIDEAFYAMPDDLDRVYEAIRRDGATESGMSEEEIDALRGKFPNVYTYTKALSEELVRRCAEKQSNFAFGIYRPSIVTSSYREPLAGWCGNTNGPVYLFLAVGLGVMRTGYYLDTPLDFIPVDMTINALLAVSWDLGTRWKPMDKPSVYNYGSSTLNPINLMPLYNKIKNYGPTEGSSKAVWMNAVTPCRSLYLFWLLHVLLHFIPACLGDLALMAMGRKAMFVSIFFRVTRQMDKIMYFSNGNWRIHCPETMRVVDRMNYDDKELFYCDIRSLSWAQYVFVMWRGMKRFILKEDLDSKAGRRKYVQLWYMHYGLLTIIFVALGYYAMKRFGFHASSCE
- the LOC100117143 gene encoding fatty acyl-CoA reductase 1, translated to MDLEKMPRSGQLDELYERLNDDLERKLPRIEDSEIAKFFAGKTIFVTGATGFMGKCLVEKLLRSCSQLEHMYVLMRDRKNEGMRLTLSKYFAHPIFDPLRKVYPDFEDKVTAVKGDLLAEDLGISQEDRDRIVNEVNVMYHNAANVKFDARVKVSLTVNVLGTKCMLDLAEECKRMELFMYISSAYSHCYRKDIDEAFYAMPDGLDRVYEAIRRDGATESGMSEEEIDALRGKFPNVYTYTKALSEELVRRCAEKQSNFAFGIYRPSIVTSSYREPLAGWCGNTNGPVYLFLAVGLGVMRTGYYLDTPLDFIPVDMTINALLAVSWDLGTRWKPMDKPSIYNYGSTTTNRLDLIPLYDIIKNYGPTEGSSKAVWMNAMAPCRSLYLFWLLHVLLHFIPACLGDLALIAMGRKAMFVSIFFRVTRQMDKIMYFSNGNWRIHCPETMRVVDRMNYDDKELFYCDIRSLSWAQYVFIMWRGMRRFILKEDLDSKAGRRKYVHLWYMHYGLLTIICAALCYYVLKMFGFLV
- the LOC100679730 gene encoding biogenesis of lysosome-related organelles complex 1 subunit 4 encodes the protein MSATPDPVIEELASDYAAYPRLDMDAELKGVYEAVEEMQLRLEEFRSIAEMLQAKDDKSITENIPHLLALKPQVNQLSKRIDALDFFVTRVNLDLATLEANVEAAEASLGTSDNKLAMLNPFAFFKKSPETPTSPPPPPPQPPQIFKMEDYFKAESEPEST